From one Salinimonas iocasae genomic stretch:
- a CDS encoding cation diffusion facilitator family transporter, with amino-acid sequence MAHSHSHSSEKIGWAFFLNFGFTIIEFIGGWLTNSTAIMADAVHDLGDTLSIGSAWLLNKLGTKSATKEFTYGYRRLSLLGALINGIVLIVGSAWILYEAVPRLSNPEMPETEGMIVLAILGVLVNGFAAYKLHGGKSLNEKVLNWHLLEDVFGWVAVLIVAIVMQFKDWPVLDPVLSIGFTLFILFNVIRNLVSTVKLFFQASPDNSLLQNVTDKLLELDAVIDLHHLHIWSLDGEHHVATVHVVSQFESKVEYLELKESVSNALQKFELSHTTIEIELTSEECRDVC; translated from the coding sequence ATGGCGCACTCACATTCCCATAGCTCAGAAAAAATTGGCTGGGCTTTTTTCCTTAACTTTGGCTTCACTATCATTGAGTTCATTGGAGGATGGTTAACAAACAGTACCGCTATTATGGCGGATGCCGTGCATGACTTAGGTGACACATTGTCAATTGGCAGTGCGTGGCTTCTGAATAAACTCGGCACTAAAAGCGCGACGAAAGAGTTTACCTATGGATATCGCCGGCTGAGTTTACTTGGGGCGCTGATAAACGGCATTGTTTTAATCGTTGGTTCCGCCTGGATCCTTTATGAAGCTGTGCCACGCCTGAGTAACCCGGAGATGCCAGAAACAGAAGGCATGATTGTACTGGCTATTCTTGGCGTATTGGTCAATGGATTCGCCGCTTATAAATTACACGGTGGTAAATCGCTGAATGAAAAAGTTCTGAACTGGCACTTGCTGGAAGACGTTTTTGGTTGGGTAGCGGTACTCATTGTCGCTATTGTTATGCAGTTCAAAGACTGGCCCGTTCTGGATCCTGTCCTTTCTATCGGATTTACCCTTTTCATTCTGTTCAATGTTATCCGAAACCTCGTCAGCACCGTGAAGCTGTTTTTTCAGGCTTCACCAGACAACAGTCTTTTACAAAACGTGACTGATAAATTGCTTGAACTTGATGCTGTTATCGATCTGCATCACCTGCATATCTGGTCATTAGATGGTGAGCATCATGTCGCGACAGTTCACGTCGTTAGTCAATTTGAGTCGAAAGTTGAATACCTCGAACTAAAAGAAAGTGTATCCAATGCGCTGCAAAAGTTTGAGTTATCTCATACCACTATTGAAATTGAGCTAACCAGCGAAGAATGTCGGGATGTTTGCTGA
- a CDS encoding efflux RND transporter permease subunit → MIDNIVRLSVERRYLLLTLVLVIIGIGIWSYQRLPIDAVPDITNVQVQINTEAPGYSPLEAEQRITFPVETALYGLPNLSYTRSISRYGLSQITVVFEEGTDIYFARNLIDERLATLKSVLPPGLEPEMGPIATGLGEIFVYTLEAKDGAKMPDGSPVTPMALREAQDWIIKPQLAQVKGVVEVNTIGGYDKQYHVMPHPAKMLEMGVTMADIRKALVSNNDNAGAGYIENNGEQLLVRSPGQLKSIEDIRNVVVGRKGSVPVLVKDVAKVGLGKELRTGAATRNGKETVMGTVMMLVGENSREVAALTNDKFQQIQTSLPEWVKAEVVYNRTTLVDKAIQTVQKNLLEGALLVIVILFLLLGNIRAALITAAVIPIAMMMTITGMVQRGVSANLMSLGALDFGLIVDGAVIIVENCIRRLSEAQKQQGGLLALKARLQEVKDATIEVIRPSLFGVGIITAVYLPIFTLSGVEGKMFHPMATTVVIALLCAMVLSLTVVPAAIAVFMRGKISEKESTLIRGAKAIYRPALEWVLKFKSLILAGALGLVLVCSWLASTLGSEFIPQLDEGDIALHALRITGTGLKQSVEMQELLEKTIVDFEEVDKVYAKVGTPEVATDPMPPNVADTFVMLKPRSEWPTPDKPKSQLIKELEKAVTALPGNNYEFTQPIQMRFNELISGVRADVAIKVFGDDLDTLLASANSVASLTTGLPGAADTRVEQVAGLPMLSVTPKRQVMARYGLNIDDIQSLVSTSIGGQQAGLIYEGDRRFKLVIRLPEPLRHDVQKLKVLPVPTPDGYVPLQEVATLEVKPAPAQISRENGKRRVVVTTNVRGRDLGSFVAELQATLQTELELEDGYWLEYGGTFEQLESASKRLSWVVPVTLALIVGILILAFGSVKDALIIFTGVPLALTGGVLALWVRGMPLSISAGVGFIALSGVAVLNGLVMLAFIRQLWFEKGDLYTAVIEGAIVRLRPVLMTALVASLGFVPMALNTGTGAEVQRPLATVVIGGIISSTLLTLFVLPSLYQLVHRKADKQ, encoded by the coding sequence ATGATAGATAATATTGTTCGCCTCTCAGTCGAGCGGCGTTACCTGCTATTAACTCTGGTGCTTGTCATCATAGGCATCGGCATTTGGAGTTATCAGCGGCTACCGATAGATGCGGTGCCGGATATTACTAATGTTCAGGTTCAGATAAACACGGAAGCACCTGGTTATTCGCCACTTGAAGCTGAGCAGCGGATCACCTTTCCGGTTGAAACGGCGTTATATGGTCTGCCCAATTTGTCCTATACGCGCTCTATTTCACGTTACGGACTTTCTCAAATCACAGTGGTATTTGAAGAAGGAACTGACATTTACTTTGCGCGAAACCTTATCGATGAGCGTCTAGCAACACTGAAAAGCGTTCTGCCGCCGGGGCTTGAACCTGAGATGGGACCGATTGCAACAGGCCTGGGTGAAATCTTCGTTTACACGCTGGAGGCGAAAGACGGCGCCAAGATGCCGGACGGCTCGCCCGTTACGCCTATGGCACTTCGTGAAGCTCAGGACTGGATAATCAAACCACAACTGGCTCAGGTTAAGGGCGTGGTGGAAGTGAATACCATAGGGGGGTACGACAAGCAGTATCACGTGATGCCACATCCAGCGAAAATGCTGGAAATGGGTGTGACTATGGCAGATATCCGCAAGGCGTTAGTAAGCAACAATGACAATGCTGGAGCCGGGTATATAGAGAACAATGGCGAACAATTGTTAGTCCGCTCACCGGGCCAGTTAAAATCAATTGAGGATATCAGGAATGTTGTTGTCGGACGTAAAGGTTCCGTGCCTGTTTTAGTCAAAGATGTGGCCAAAGTGGGACTGGGCAAAGAGCTGCGCACAGGTGCGGCAACCCGAAACGGGAAAGAAACCGTAATGGGCACAGTGATGATGCTGGTAGGGGAAAACTCGCGTGAAGTTGCAGCGCTCACCAATGATAAATTTCAGCAAATACAAACATCATTGCCTGAATGGGTTAAGGCAGAGGTGGTATATAACCGCACTACGCTAGTAGACAAAGCCATCCAGACAGTACAAAAAAACCTTCTGGAAGGCGCACTGCTGGTTATCGTTATCCTGTTTTTACTATTAGGAAACATCCGTGCCGCCCTCATTACGGCGGCTGTGATCCCAATCGCGATGATGATGACTATTACCGGCATGGTTCAGCGGGGCGTCTCTGCCAACCTGATGAGTCTCGGTGCGCTGGACTTTGGTTTGATTGTGGACGGCGCTGTCATCATCGTGGAGAACTGTATTCGCAGGCTCTCAGAAGCGCAAAAACAACAAGGTGGCTTACTGGCGCTTAAAGCACGCTTACAGGAGGTTAAAGACGCCACTATAGAAGTTATTCGCCCCAGCTTGTTTGGCGTGGGTATCATCACAGCTGTGTACTTACCTATATTTACCCTTTCTGGCGTGGAGGGAAAAATGTTTCACCCCATGGCAACAACGGTAGTAATCGCACTACTTTGTGCGATGGTATTGTCGCTCACAGTTGTGCCTGCTGCGATCGCCGTGTTTATGCGCGGAAAGATCAGCGAAAAAGAGAGCACCCTAATCCGCGGGGCGAAAGCCATTTATCGACCTGCGCTTGAGTGGGTGCTTAAGTTCAAATCGCTTATTCTGGCAGGCGCGCTGGGTCTCGTTTTGGTTTGCTCATGGCTCGCCTCTACTTTAGGTTCAGAGTTCATCCCACAGCTTGACGAGGGGGATATCGCGTTGCATGCACTGCGAATTACAGGTACGGGATTAAAGCAGTCTGTTGAAATGCAGGAACTGCTCGAAAAAACCATTGTCGACTTCGAAGAAGTTGACAAGGTGTATGCCAAAGTAGGGACGCCAGAGGTGGCCACCGACCCTATGCCACCTAATGTCGCCGACACATTTGTCATGCTCAAGCCCCGCTCTGAGTGGCCCACTCCGGATAAGCCCAAATCACAACTCATTAAGGAGCTTGAGAAAGCAGTCACTGCGCTACCTGGCAATAACTACGAGTTTACGCAGCCTATCCAGATGCGCTTTAACGAGTTAATTTCCGGTGTCAGAGCCGACGTCGCGATCAAAGTGTTTGGTGATGACCTGGACACATTGCTGGCATCAGCAAATTCGGTTGCATCACTGACGACAGGCTTACCTGGCGCAGCAGATACCCGAGTTGAACAGGTAGCGGGTCTACCTATGCTATCTGTCACTCCCAAACGGCAAGTGATGGCGCGCTATGGCCTGAATATCGACGACATCCAATCTCTGGTTTCGACCAGTATTGGTGGTCAGCAAGCAGGCTTGATCTATGAAGGTGACCGGCGCTTTAAACTGGTAATTCGCCTTCCGGAGCCATTACGGCACGACGTTCAAAAGCTAAAGGTACTGCCAGTCCCCACACCCGATGGATATGTACCTCTACAGGAAGTCGCCACATTAGAAGTCAAACCCGCGCCAGCACAGATCAGTCGCGAGAATGGTAAACGCCGTGTGGTCGTTACAACCAACGTTCGCGGGCGTGATCTAGGTAGTTTTGTCGCAGAGTTGCAGGCTACATTGCAGACTGAACTGGAACTTGAGGATGGCTACTGGCTGGAATATGGCGGAACGTTCGAGCAGTTGGAATCGGCCAGCAAAAGATTATCCTGGGTTGTACCGGTGACGTTGGCTCTCATCGTCGGAATTCTTATTCTTGCATTTGGTTCAGTAAAGGATGCCTTAATCATCTTCACCGGTGTGCCGCTGGCACTAACTGGGGGTGTACTTGCGCTGTGGGTACGGGGTATGCCGCTGTCTATTTCTGCCGGTGTAGGGTTTATCGCATTGTCAGGCGTGGCCGTATTAAATGGTTTAGTCATGCTCGCGTTTATCAGGCAGCTGTGGTTTGAGAAAGGCGATCTGTACACCGCTGTCATTGAGGGGGCAATAGTCAGACTGCGACCCGTTTTGATGACTGCCCTGGTAGCAAGTCTTGGCTTTGTGCCCATGGCACTGAACACAGGCACTGGTGCTGAGGTTCAAAGGCCACTCGCGACGGTAGTCATCGGCGGCATTATCTCATCAACTTTACTAACACTGTTCGTGCTCCCAAGTTTATACCAATTGGTGCACAGGAAAGCGGATAAACAGTAA
- a CDS encoding efflux RND transporter periplasmic adaptor subunit, giving the protein MNRLLVIISLLLCLTDANAAASGKQSHAAESKTFTNSSVSLTLRIQDTKEGAYLLAERADRSQPLPPDALNVTLNRMGGRQDIIHFESYENGLRSTSFIAEPHSFLANIALSLGENSFSWDWEKHEARTEIDDAYSSQAGVTTNVATGGEIKKHTEVYGQLTIPPQQRAEVHARFTGIVEQLFTDIGQTVKAGEAIAQVQSNDSLQSYDVKAPINGVVVSRNLNIGELTSTTPLFTIVDTSVLWAELKVFPAQRGQVAEGKSVHIIANGRQLESTITSIVPSHEGQPYQLALVKVVNKDGLLSPGDLVTGIVDSQQKSVPVKIENRAIQTLNNKPVVFLNEGNAYQATPVTLGLQDDNFSEVVAGLSAGQTYVVDNSYLIKADIQKSGASHAH; this is encoded by the coding sequence ATGAATAGACTATTAGTTATTATCTCACTACTACTGTGTCTGACGGATGCCAATGCCGCAGCAAGTGGTAAACAATCCCACGCGGCTGAATCGAAAACATTTACCAATAGCAGCGTATCGTTGACATTACGCATTCAGGATACGAAAGAGGGAGCATATTTACTGGCCGAAAGGGCTGATCGCTCCCAGCCGCTGCCACCTGACGCGCTTAACGTCACGCTCAATCGTATGGGAGGACGTCAGGACATCATCCATTTTGAAAGCTATGAAAATGGGCTCAGGTCCACAAGTTTTATCGCTGAGCCGCACTCATTTCTCGCGAATATTGCACTCTCACTGGGAGAAAATAGCTTTTCGTGGGATTGGGAGAAGCACGAAGCCCGAACTGAGATAGATGATGCGTATTCCAGTCAGGCTGGCGTAACCACAAACGTTGCTACGGGCGGTGAAATAAAAAAGCACACCGAGGTTTATGGTCAGTTGACTATACCGCCACAACAGCGTGCCGAGGTTCACGCCCGGTTTACGGGAATTGTTGAGCAGCTCTTTACTGATATTGGCCAGACTGTGAAAGCCGGAGAGGCAATAGCGCAGGTGCAGTCAAATGACAGCCTCCAGTCTTACGATGTAAAAGCGCCAATCAATGGCGTTGTCGTATCGCGCAACCTGAATATCGGAGAGCTTACCAGCACAACACCGCTTTTTACGATTGTTGATACCTCAGTGCTTTGGGCGGAATTAAAGGTGTTTCCAGCTCAGCGTGGTCAGGTTGCTGAGGGTAAATCAGTTCACATTATCGCAAATGGTCGTCAACTCGAGAGCACGATTACCAGCATTGTTCCTTCTCACGAAGGGCAACCCTACCAGCTAGCACTGGTAAAAGTGGTGAACAAGGACGGCCTACTCTCTCCCGGCGATTTAGTCACAGGCATTGTCGACTCACAACAAAAATCGGTGCCGGTAAAAATAGAGAATCGGGCCATTCAAACCCTGAACAATAAGCCGGTTGTGTTCCTGAATGAAGGCAATGCTTATCAGGCAACACCTGTAACCTTAGGATTGCAGGACGACAACTTTTCCGAAGTCGTCGCAGGGCTATCCGCCGGACAAACTTATGTTGTCGACAATAGCTACTTAATCAAAGCGGATATACAAAAATCCGGCGCATCGCATGCGCACTGA
- a CDS encoding TolC family protein: MNSFFSHARKRMFTVVVNSVLLFISTTAMSKTITLEQAARLTLQQHPDLQRYQSLLTATEADRTLANLTPAYQVGVEAENLLGSGDASGISDAELTVSLSSVFEMGGKLDARVSLVDANLSLLQSERYVASLKLLSELTRHYVKTLAAKERLTLAETSVSLADEALSIVKQRVEKGATNKAEFLRARAALNQAKVDKASAETSLAIAKQSLALFWQGDAEAIDKVSGSLSTLPAKRQYSAVYQQFLESANVERLTQAISVKEAEQKLVESNASADISWRIGVRRSQAVQDTSVVAAVSMPLFAEQRNQGATRAALAKKEAAVIARDSQILEIKALLFKAQQYLNFSIDAVKHINDVVLPDLETATTLVLEGYQRGAYSYQDWIASRDALIRARAKVIELSESALVNQSLVEQWTGVSGQASPTQEFRNNHE, encoded by the coding sequence ATGAACTCTTTTTTTTCGCATGCGCGCAAGCGTATGTTCACTGTGGTCGTGAATAGTGTGTTGCTATTCATATCAACCACTGCAATGAGCAAAACAATAACGCTCGAACAAGCGGCACGTCTGACGTTGCAGCAACACCCGGATTTACAGCGATATCAGTCGCTGCTCACTGCTACAGAGGCAGATAGAACGCTGGCTAATCTCACTCCGGCTTATCAGGTTGGCGTTGAAGCAGAAAACCTGCTCGGTTCAGGAGATGCATCAGGCATTAGTGATGCTGAGCTGACGGTCTCACTCTCCTCTGTTTTCGAGATGGGAGGAAAGCTCGATGCAAGGGTATCCTTAGTTGACGCCAATTTATCCCTGTTACAGTCAGAGCGCTATGTTGCTTCGCTCAAACTGTTAAGCGAACTGACCCGGCACTATGTAAAAACACTCGCAGCTAAAGAGCGGCTGACATTAGCGGAAACGTCTGTTTCTCTCGCTGATGAGGCCTTATCTATCGTTAAACAGCGCGTTGAGAAAGGCGCAACCAATAAAGCTGAATTTCTACGCGCCAGAGCCGCACTTAATCAAGCCAAAGTCGACAAAGCATCCGCTGAAACGTCTCTGGCTATTGCCAAGCAGTCACTTGCACTATTTTGGCAGGGAGATGCTGAGGCAATCGATAAAGTATCGGGTTCACTCAGTACCCTTCCCGCAAAACGGCAGTATTCCGCTGTTTATCAACAGTTTCTTGAATCAGCAAATGTGGAACGACTCACCCAAGCTATCAGTGTGAAAGAAGCTGAACAAAAGCTGGTAGAAAGTAATGCCAGTGCTGATATTTCATGGCGCATTGGTGTGCGGCGCTCTCAGGCAGTTCAGGATACGTCTGTTGTTGCGGCTGTATCCATGCCGCTTTTCGCTGAACAAAGAAACCAGGGCGCTACTCGGGCTGCACTGGCGAAGAAAGAAGCCGCGGTAATTGCCAGAGACAGTCAGATACTGGAGATAAAAGCATTGCTGTTCAAAGCGCAGCAATACCTAAACTTCTCCATTGATGCTGTAAAGCATATCAACGACGTCGTTTTGCCCGACCTTGAAACAGCTACTACGCTCGTGCTCGAAGGTTACCAGCGAGGGGCATACAGCTACCAGGACTGGATTGCATCCAGAGATGCGTTGATACGCGCACGTGCAAAGGTCATCGAATTAAGCGAAAGCGCGTTAGTGAACCAGTCACTCGTTGAACAGTGGACCGGAGTATCCGGTCAGGCTTCTCCTACTCAAGAATTCCGGAATAACCATGAATAG